The Micromonospora sp. Llam0 genome contains a region encoding:
- the thrC gene encoding threonine synthase, with protein sequence MTSLIDASTTSPDSAPVSTTSPARVLVCRGCGAEYPLAAQHACYECFGPLEVGYDPAALARVTRADIEAGPANIWRYAPLLPAGQDPATRVSLDPGFTPLVPAAALAAELGIRAPLWVKDDSANPTHSFKDRVVSVALTAARTLGFSRFACASTGNLANSVAAHAARAGVPSIVFIPGDLEPGKIVTTAVYGGELVAIEGSYDDVNRLCSELVETDEFEDTAFVNVNVRPYYAEGSKTLGYEVAEQLGWRIPEQVVIPMASGELLTKVDKAFTELVEIGLVDAPANGWRVFGAQSAGCNPIATALHRETDQIVPVKPTGIAKSLNIGDPAAGLYALEAVRRTGGWMDYADDDEIREGIRLLARTTGVFAETAGGVTTAVLKKLVDSGRLDPAAETVVYNTGEGLKTIDAVAGQVGPTHRVKPSLRSVREVGLLG encoded by the coding sequence ATGACGTCGCTGATCGACGCGAGCACCACCAGCCCCGACTCCGCCCCGGTGAGCACCACCAGCCCGGCCCGTGTCCTGGTCTGTCGCGGCTGCGGTGCCGAATACCCGCTCGCCGCGCAACACGCCTGTTACGAGTGTTTCGGGCCGCTGGAGGTCGGCTACGACCCGGCGGCTCTCGCTCGCGTCACCCGGGCCGACATCGAGGCGGGTCCGGCCAACATCTGGCGGTACGCCCCGCTGCTGCCCGCCGGTCAGGACCCGGCCACCCGGGTCAGCCTGGATCCCGGCTTCACCCCACTCGTCCCGGCCGCCGCGCTCGCCGCCGAGCTCGGCATCCGGGCACCGCTGTGGGTCAAGGACGACAGCGCCAACCCGACCCACTCGTTCAAGGACCGGGTCGTCTCGGTCGCGCTCACCGCCGCCCGTACGCTCGGTTTCTCCCGGTTTGCCTGCGCCTCCACCGGTAACCTGGCCAACTCGGTCGCCGCGCACGCCGCTCGTGCCGGCGTACCGTCGATCGTCTTCATCCCCGGCGACCTGGAGCCCGGCAAGATCGTCACCACTGCGGTGTACGGCGGTGAGCTGGTCGCGATCGAGGGCTCCTACGACGACGTGAACCGGCTCTGCAGCGAGCTGGTGGAGACCGACGAGTTCGAGGACACCGCGTTCGTCAACGTCAACGTGCGGCCGTACTACGCGGAGGGGTCCAAGACTCTCGGCTACGAGGTGGCCGAGCAGCTCGGCTGGCGGATCCCCGAGCAGGTGGTGATTCCGATGGCCAGCGGTGAACTGCTCACCAAGGTGGACAAGGCGTTCACCGAGCTGGTCGAGATCGGTCTGGTCGACGCGCCGGCGAACGGCTGGCGGGTGTTCGGCGCGCAGTCCGCCGGCTGCAACCCGATCGCGACCGCGCTGCACCGCGAGACCGACCAGATCGTGCCGGTGAAGCCGACCGGGATCGCCAAGTCGCTCAACATCGGTGACCCGGCCGCCGGCCTGTACGCGTTGGAGGCGGTGCGGCGCACCGGTGGCTGGATGGACTACGCCGACGACGACGAGATCCGGGAGGGGATCCGGCTGCTGGCCCGGACCACCGGGGTGTTCGCCGAGACAGCCGGTGGGGTGACCACGGCGGTGCTGAAGAAGCTGGTCGACAGCGGACGGCTGGACCCGGCCGCCGAGACGGTCGTCTACAACACCGGTGAAGGTCTGAAGACCATCGACGCGGTCGCCGGGCAGGTCGGCCCGACGCATCGGGTGAAGCCGTCGTTGCGTTCGGTTCGTGAGGTCGGACTACTCGGCTGA
- a CDS encoding STAS/SEC14 domain-containing protein, protein MITKIGQEGNVLGYEVAGKLTEQEYHDLYRELRAVIAEYGSVSVLGRLPDDSLPGMGLSAIDDRLRFAREHLTDIDRAAVVGGNRVAEWVTRASDTMTPIELRHFHAGAEQQAWDWLRRARPV, encoded by the coding sequence ATGATCACCAAGATCGGGCAGGAAGGGAACGTGCTCGGCTACGAGGTGGCCGGGAAGCTGACCGAGCAGGAGTACCACGACCTGTACCGGGAGCTGCGGGCGGTGATCGCCGAGTACGGCTCGGTCTCGGTCCTCGGCCGGCTGCCGGACGACAGCCTGCCGGGTATGGGGCTTTCGGCGATCGACGACCGGTTGCGGTTCGCCCGGGAGCATCTGACCGACATCGACCGGGCTGCGGTGGTCGGCGGCAACCGGGTGGCCGAGTGGGTGACCCGGGCCTCGGACACGATGACGCCGATCGAGCTGCGGCACTTCCACGCCGGTGCGGAGCAGCAGGCCTGGGACTGGCTGCGCCGAGCCCGCCCGGTGTGA
- a CDS encoding inositol monophosphatase family protein — MADNPLALNDLLTIATQATARGAELIRTREPGHLAGKGDRDYASEVDLAVERELRAFLADATPHVGFLGEEEGVSGVGDGLQWVLDPVDGTVNFAHGVPLCGVSLALVRDRRPVVGVIELPMLASRYTATIGGGAWRDGRPIHVRGTTRLPDALVNLGDFAVGDEAAERNAARFALTQRMARGALRVRMLGSAAIDLVWVADGRTDVSIALSNKPWDMAAGTLIAREAGAAVVDMDGTPHSLDSSATIATAPQLLDEVLAQVRAAAADGGLGLTAGGLGLTAGGLG, encoded by the coding sequence ATGGCTGACAATCCGCTTGCCCTGAACGACCTGCTCACGATCGCGACACAGGCCACCGCGCGCGGTGCCGAGCTGATCCGTACCCGTGAGCCCGGGCACCTGGCCGGCAAGGGCGACCGGGACTACGCGTCCGAGGTGGATCTCGCCGTCGAGCGGGAGCTGCGCGCATTCCTGGCCGACGCCACCCCGCACGTCGGGTTCCTCGGCGAGGAGGAGGGCGTTTCCGGGGTCGGCGACGGGCTTCAGTGGGTGCTGGATCCGGTCGACGGCACGGTCAACTTCGCGCACGGCGTACCGCTGTGCGGGGTGTCGTTGGCCCTGGTCCGGGACCGGCGTCCGGTGGTCGGGGTGATCGAGCTGCCGATGCTGGCCAGCCGGTACACCGCGACAATCGGCGGCGGCGCGTGGCGCGACGGCCGGCCGATCCACGTGCGGGGTACGACGCGGCTGCCCGACGCGTTGGTCAACCTCGGCGACTTCGCGGTCGGCGACGAAGCCGCGGAGCGCAACGCCGCCCGGTTCGCGCTCACCCAGCGGATGGCCCGGGGCGCGCTGCGGGTGCGGATGCTCGGCTCCGCCGCGATCGACCTGGTCTGGGTGGCCGACGGCCGTACCGACGTTTCGATCGCCCTGTCGAACAAGCCGTGGGACATGGCCGCCGGCACGTTGATCGCCCGCGAGGCGGGGGCCGCCGTCGTCGACATGGACGGTACGCCGCACAGCCTCGACTCGTCCGCGACGATCGCCACGGCTCCACAGTTGCTCGACGAGGTGCTCGCGCAGGTGCGGGCGGCGGCTGCCGACGGCGGGCTCGGCTTGACGGCCGGCGGGCTCGGCTTGACGGCCGGCGGGCTCGGCTGA
- a CDS encoding Hsp70 family protein codes for MYALGIDLGTTFTAAAIWREGRVETVSLGGRSAAIPSVVLLRQDETFLTGEAAHRRGLSEPHRVAREFKRRLGDTTPILLGGVPQSAEALMSRLLWSVVEEVARREGSFPAAICISHPANWGPYKLDLLRQAVRMANLDVPVTYTTEPAAAAINYAEQQRIEPGSIVAVYDLGGGTFDAAMLRKTPTGFEIMGQPEGIERLGGIDFDAAVFNHVRAALGGKLEELDEEDPAAIAAVARLRDECIQAKEALSSDTDTSIPVLLPNISTEIRLTRSELEAMVRPVLHGSIEALHRAVRSAGCSPEQVHSVLLVGGSSRMPIVSQLVGSELGRPVAVDAHPKYSVSLGAAWLAAAELTGQTTPAGPAPTPMPNPAPPAAASATGTYRVPPTAPIPPTAPVSPAGYRTSSPPAGVTGVASVGRGGGADGGGYPSRTETFASAGSVGTDDPKARRGGEKSSAKRGRGPLIVAAAVLVVLLTGGGVTYALTSGQNDDGQPVANGVDDPGQDDGAEQPQDQQPEQTGEPEPDTPQIPADEQCTDEIKSNWTWVCLTSARVAGGKLTVEYEAEFGGNQPSTNGGWHLHIYGSDGTNPPDSIMGSHVPEDQQGFWYVEAKQPSVVWTDDPAFINAVGDQPKVCARIANSAHELARHDNGSYTTGNCVKIRWE; via the coding sequence ATGTACGCACTTGGCATTGACCTCGGCACAACGTTCACGGCGGCAGCGATCTGGCGGGAAGGCCGGGTGGAGACCGTCTCACTCGGCGGCCGGAGCGCCGCGATCCCATCCGTGGTGCTGCTACGGCAGGACGAGACGTTTCTCACCGGTGAGGCGGCGCACCGCCGGGGGCTCTCCGAGCCGCACCGGGTGGCCCGCGAGTTCAAGCGGCGGCTCGGCGACACCACCCCGATCCTGCTCGGCGGCGTACCCCAGTCGGCCGAAGCCCTGATGTCCCGGCTGCTCTGGTCGGTGGTGGAAGAGGTGGCCCGCCGGGAAGGCAGCTTCCCGGCGGCGATCTGCATCTCGCACCCGGCCAACTGGGGGCCGTACAAGCTGGACCTGCTCCGCCAGGCGGTGCGGATGGCCAACCTCGACGTACCGGTGACCTACACCACCGAGCCCGCCGCCGCGGCGATCAACTACGCCGAGCAGCAGCGGATCGAGCCGGGCTCCATCGTCGCCGTCTATGACCTGGGTGGCGGCACGTTCGACGCGGCGATGCTGCGCAAGACCCCCACCGGCTTCGAGATCATGGGCCAGCCGGAGGGCATCGAACGACTCGGCGGCATCGACTTCGACGCCGCGGTGTTCAACCACGTCCGGGCGGCGCTCGGCGGCAAACTCGAAGAGCTCGACGAGGAGGATCCGGCGGCGATCGCCGCCGTCGCCCGGCTGCGCGACGAGTGCATCCAGGCCAAGGAGGCGCTGTCGTCGGACACCGACACCTCGATCCCGGTGCTGCTGCCCAACATCTCCACCGAGATCCGGCTCACCCGCTCCGAGCTCGAGGCGATGGTCCGCCCGGTGCTGCACGGCTCGATCGAGGCACTGCACCGGGCCGTACGGTCCGCCGGCTGCTCGCCGGAGCAGGTGCACTCGGTGCTGCTGGTCGGTGGCTCGTCGCGGATGCCGATCGTCTCCCAGCTGGTCGGCTCGGAGCTGGGCCGGCCGGTAGCGGTCGACGCGCACCCCAAGTACTCGGTCTCGCTCGGCGCCGCCTGGCTGGCCGCCGCGGAGCTGACCGGCCAGACGACGCCGGCCGGTCCCGCCCCGACCCCGATGCCGAACCCGGCTCCGCCGGCTGCGGCATCGGCGACCGGTACCTACCGGGTTCCGCCGACCGCGCCGATTCCGCCCACCGCGCCCGTCTCCCCGGCGGGTTACCGCACGTCTTCGCCGCCGGCCGGCGTCACCGGTGTCGCTTCCGTCGGGCGCGGCGGCGGTGCGGACGGCGGCGGCTACCCGTCCCGTACCGAGACGTTCGCCTCGGCGGGTTCCGTCGGCACCGACGACCCGAAGGCGCGTCGTGGCGGGGAGAAGTCGTCGGCGAAGCGTGGCCGTGGGCCGCTGATCGTGGCCGCCGCCGTGCTGGTGGTGCTGCTCACCGGCGGCGGGGTCACCTACGCGCTGACCAGTGGGCAGAACGACGACGGCCAGCCGGTCGCCAACGGCGTGGACGATCCCGGCCAGGACGACGGAGCGGAACAGCCGCAGGACCAGCAGCCGGAGCAGACCGGCGAGCCGGAGCCGGACACTCCGCAGATCCCGGCCGACGAGCAGTGCACCGACGAGATCAAGAGCAACTGGACCTGGGTCTGTCTCACCTCGGCGCGGGTCGCCGGCGGCAAGTTGACCGTCGAGTACGAAGCGGAGTTCGGCGGGAACCAGCCGTCCACCAACGGTGGATGGCACCTGCACATCTACGGCAGCGACGGCACCAACCCGCCGGACAGCATCATGGGCAGCCACGTCCCGGAGGACCAGCAGGGATTCTGGTACGTCGAGGCCAAGCAGCCGTCGGTGGTCTGGACCGACGACCCGGCGTTCATCAACGCGGTCGGCGACCAGCCGAAGGTGTGCGCCCGGATCGCGAACTCCGCCCACGAACTGGCGCGGCACGACAACGGCAGCTACACCACCGGCAACTGCGTCAAGATCCGCTGGGAGTGA
- a CDS encoding dynamin family protein — protein sequence MSLIDRTRSVLGHAVEVYQGTAYERRLSAVRDRLDEPLRVAIAGRVKAGKSTLLNALVGDRLAPTDAGECTRIVTWYQDGHTYRVLATPTDGEPRQLRFTREDGAIDVDLGDLSVDDVAQLDITWPSQALRNVTLIDTPGIGSLSEQTSRRAWDLLVPDEEETPADAVVYLMRHLHSNDVDFLRAFHDVEVSRPNPVNAIGILSRADEIGVGRLDAMASARRIAERLSTDANVRRLVQSVVPVAGLLAETAATLTEVEVAQLRRVAELPVAQAEQLLLSADRFVQNMPELGLTTIEREALLARLGMFGLRLSAAMLRHNGAATATELSQELTERSGLTQLREVLGSLFFERRDVLKSRSALLALSDVTRVCVRPGSEQVAGAVEEIIASAHPFNELRVLSSLRAGWITGKAAVVAELEQVIGGSGAAAHQRLRLPADATTAEVTESAVEALGRWQRRAESPMTSYELSVAARVAVRSCEGIIADQRRSR from the coding sequence ATGAGTCTGATCGACCGGACCCGCAGCGTGCTCGGCCACGCCGTCGAGGTCTACCAGGGCACCGCGTACGAGCGGCGGCTCAGCGCCGTCCGCGACCGGCTCGACGAGCCGCTGCGGGTGGCGATCGCCGGCCGGGTCAAAGCCGGCAAGTCCACCTTGCTCAACGCGCTGGTCGGCGACCGGCTGGCCCCGACCGACGCCGGGGAGTGCACCCGGATCGTCACCTGGTACCAGGACGGACACACCTACCGGGTGCTGGCGACGCCCACCGACGGCGAGCCACGCCAGCTCCGGTTCACCCGCGAGGACGGCGCGATCGATGTCGACCTGGGCGATCTGTCCGTCGACGACGTCGCGCAACTGGACATCACCTGGCCGTCGCAGGCGCTGCGCAACGTGACGCTCATCGACACCCCCGGCATCGGTTCGCTCTCCGAGCAGACCTCCCGGCGCGCCTGGGACCTGCTCGTGCCGGACGAGGAGGAGACCCCAGCCGACGCCGTCGTCTACCTGATGCGCCACCTGCACTCCAACGACGTCGACTTCCTGCGGGCCTTCCACGACGTTGAGGTGTCCCGACCCAACCCGGTCAACGCCATCGGCATCCTCTCCCGGGCCGACGAGATCGGCGTCGGCCGGCTCGACGCGATGGCGTCCGCCCGGCGGATCGCCGAACGGCTGAGCACCGACGCCAACGTGCGCCGGCTGGTGCAGTCGGTCGTCCCGGTCGCCGGTCTGCTCGCCGAGACCGCCGCCACGTTGACCGAAGTGGAGGTCGCGCAGCTGCGCCGGGTCGCCGAACTGCCGGTGGCCCAGGCCGAGCAGCTGCTGCTCTCCGCTGACCGGTTCGTGCAGAACATGCCCGAACTCGGGTTGACCACGATCGAACGGGAAGCGTTGCTGGCCCGGCTCGGCATGTTCGGCCTGCGACTGTCCGCCGCGATGCTGCGCCACAACGGCGCGGCCACCGCCACCGAACTCTCCCAGGAGTTGACCGAGCGCAGCGGGCTCACCCAGCTGCGCGAGGTCCTCGGCTCACTGTTCTTCGAGCGCCGCGACGTGCTCAAGTCCCGGTCGGCGCTGCTGGCGCTCTCCGACGTCACCCGGGTCTGTGTCCGACCCGGCAGTGAGCAGGTGGCCGGCGCGGTCGAGGAGATCATCGCCTCGGCGCATCCGTTCAACGAGCTGCGCGTGCTGTCCAGCCTGCGCGCCGGCTGGATCACCGGCAAGGCTGCGGTCGTCGCCGAGCTCGAGCAGGTGATCGGCGGTTCCGGCGCGGCGGCGCACCAGCGGCTGAGGCTGCCGGCCGACGCGACCACCGCCGAGGTGACCGAGAGCGCGGTCGAGGCGCTTGGCCGCTGGCAGCGTCGCGCCGAGAGCCCGATGACCTCGTACGAGCTGTCGGTGGCCGCCCGGGTGGCGGTCCGGTCCTGCGAGGGCATCATCGCCGACCAGCGGCGGTCCCGGTGA
- a CDS encoding LuxR C-terminal-related transcriptional regulator produces MTVVVGVDGSGRTRRLGEIATAAGRPAVRVSPATTDDLQVLLDRARADDALVLVDDAHHLEPAILRSLTVAARGGVSMAIARRPTITGPELADLDEVVAGQGPVEQLGPLPSAALAELAKEVLGRPATSEQLDALQVASAGLAAVAVAVAADPSGTPPALVARLQRRFATAAAGRDVAERGVAGLAAVLALGLDLADDVVCAATGLDPAEAATGMRSLRDEGLLTPDGERMIPAVARAVLFDLPPSERRRLHETVATALLATGADPVRAAGQLRAARARTPTAADVYRRAGDRLRFTDPGSALTWYDDALDAGADPSMVAAGRAEAATLLGVPVDLDGPAAAPADTGRIALVAGAAAAYDGRAGRAAEALLGADAPGPVLAVPALVVTGQLAAARTAATGSAPLPVRRLADAALAMTDPAAALPLLIEAAESFEQAPPPVAVPDLPHAVGALVAVAAGDSATAEHLLDRASTSGAGGPVALDRHRTLLAWVRMRTGRYDSAVAELRRLSGATLPGRERLTYAGLTAGIARRSGDIAQLRAAWSVAEPVLARRAVDLSQLEVVEELLVAAARLRHHQRITPVLADLAGIIDQLGRPTAWTVSLSWIRLQIAVVGEDPAAAAAAADELASLDPGGFRQQAQCRAAGRWAAVLAGEVDPDAVLADAAELAAAELPWESSRLIGQAAVRTTDASAARRLLERARELSRMDPVPDETQQGASHGGLSDREVEVARLVLAGRTHREIGTQLFLSPKTVEHHVARIRGKLGVTTRAEMVATLRSLLPEES; encoded by the coding sequence GTGACTGTCGTGGTGGGTGTGGACGGTTCCGGGCGAACGCGGCGGCTGGGCGAGATCGCCACGGCCGCCGGCCGACCGGCCGTACGCGTGTCGCCCGCAACCACCGACGACCTGCAGGTTCTCCTGGACCGGGCGCGCGCCGACGACGCCCTGGTCCTGGTTGACGACGCACACCACCTGGAACCGGCGATCCTACGGTCACTGACCGTGGCTGCTCGCGGCGGGGTGTCGATGGCGATCGCCCGACGTCCCACGATCACCGGTCCCGAACTCGCCGACCTGGACGAGGTGGTCGCCGGGCAGGGCCCAGTCGAGCAGCTCGGCCCCCTCCCCTCGGCCGCCCTGGCCGAGCTGGCGAAGGAGGTTCTCGGCCGACCGGCCACATCGGAACAGCTGGACGCACTCCAGGTCGCCTCCGCCGGGCTGGCCGCCGTCGCCGTCGCGGTCGCCGCCGACCCGTCCGGTACGCCGCCGGCGCTGGTCGCCCGACTACAACGTCGATTCGCCACCGCCGCCGCCGGACGTGACGTCGCCGAACGCGGTGTCGCCGGGCTGGCCGCAGTCCTGGCCCTCGGCCTGGACCTGGCCGACGACGTGGTCTGCGCCGCGACCGGCCTGGACCCGGCCGAGGCGGCCACCGGAATGCGGTCGCTGCGCGACGAGGGGCTACTCACCCCCGACGGGGAACGGATGATCCCGGCGGTCGCCCGCGCCGTGCTGTTCGACCTGCCCCCGTCGGAGCGCCGTCGGCTACACGAGACCGTGGCAACGGCGCTGCTGGCCACCGGTGCCGACCCGGTCCGCGCCGCCGGCCAGCTGCGCGCCGCGCGGGCCCGGACCCCGACCGCCGCCGACGTCTACCGGCGGGCCGGCGACCGGTTGCGGTTCACCGACCCGGGCAGCGCCCTGACCTGGTACGACGACGCACTGGACGCCGGCGCCGATCCGTCCATGGTGGCCGCCGGGCGGGCCGAGGCGGCCACCCTGCTGGGGGTGCCGGTCGACCTGGACGGCCCGGCTGCCGCTCCGGCCGACACCGGCCGGATCGCCCTGGTCGCCGGGGCGGCGGCGGCGTACGACGGCCGCGCCGGCCGCGCGGCGGAGGCGTTGCTGGGCGCCGACGCCCCCGGCCCGGTCCTCGCGGTACCGGCGCTGGTGGTCACCGGTCAACTGGCGGCTGCCCGGACGGCGGCGACCGGATCGGCCCCGCTGCCGGTGCGGCGGTTGGCCGACGCCGCGCTGGCGATGACGGATCCGGCGGCGGCGCTGCCGTTGCTGATCGAGGCCGCCGAGAGTTTCGAACAGGCACCGCCCCCGGTCGCCGTACCGGATCTGCCGCACGCGGTCGGGGCGCTGGTCGCGGTGGCCGCCGGTGACTCCGCCACCGCCGAGCATCTGCTGGACCGGGCGTCGACCAGCGGGGCCGGTGGTCCCGTCGCGCTGGACCGGCACCGTACGCTGCTGGCCTGGGTCCGGATGCGCACCGGCCGGTACGACTCGGCCGTCGCCGAACTGCGCCGACTGTCCGGTGCCACACTGCCCGGCCGGGAACGGCTGACCTACGCCGGCCTCACCGCCGGGATCGCCCGCCGCAGCGGGGACATCGCCCAACTTCGGGCGGCGTGGTCCGTCGCCGAGCCGGTGCTGGCCCGCCGGGCGGTCGACCTGTCCCAGCTGGAAGTGGTCGAGGAGCTGCTGGTCGCCGCCGCCCGGCTGCGCCACCACCAGCGGATCACGCCGGTACTGGCCGACCTGGCCGGCATCATCGACCAGCTGGGTCGACCGACGGCGTGGACGGTGTCGCTGAGCTGGATCAGGTTGCAGATCGCGGTCGTGGGTGAGGACCCGGCGGCGGCTGCGGCAGCGGCCGACGAGCTGGCCTCGCTCGACCCGGGCGGATTCCGGCAACAGGCGCAGTGCCGGGCCGCCGGCCGGTGGGCTGCGGTGCTCGCCGGCGAGGTCGACCCGGACGCGGTGCTGGCGGACGCCGCCGAGCTGGCCGCCGCCGAGCTGCCCTGGGAGTCGTCCAGACTGATCGGGCAGGCAGCTGTCCGGACCACCGACGCGTCGGCCGCCCGTCGGCTGCTGGAACGGGCCCGGGAACTGTCCCGGATGGACCCGGTGCCGGACGAGACTCAGCAGGGTGCCTCGCACGGTGGCCTGTCGGACCGGGAGGTCGAGGTGGCCCGGCTGGTGCTGGCCGGCCGGACCCACCGGGAGATCGGGACGCAACTCTTCCTGTCCCCCAAGACAGTCGAGCACCATGTGGCCCGGATCCGCGGCAAGTTGGGGGTTACCACCCGGGCCGAGATGGTCGCTACGCTGCGAAGTCTGCTCCCCGAGGAGTCCTGA
- a CDS encoding dynamin family protein, with amino-acid sequence MTAKTTPPDADSTLQRATQIVDLAVRACEAYDRPDLGGRLATIRHTLSDPVVHVVVVGEFKQGKSSLVNALVGTKICPVDDDVATALPTYIRHGPQPSAQLLFSDDPARREPLPIDQVQDVVLERATGDATPPGIAGVEVRLPRNILSNGLVMVDTPGVGGLGSVHAAASLAAASMADALLFVTDAAQELTRSELDFLRQAHEVCPTVVCVITKTDFYPHWRKIRDLDEGHLRREVEMPIIPVSSALRLRAVAGNDKELNAESGFPDLVKFVTQRVAGGAATRVATQAAASVVGICEQMENQFKAEHAALADPEAAATVVAELNAVKQRVEALKAAAAKWQQTLSDGISDLNADVDYDLRGRLRRILEEADAAIEEIDPADAWDETERWLQARVSNELLANYMMLRDRAMSLSDDVALHFQEAAGEVLRHVAIPDPVPLVGTAQVDHKIELAKMKLGKQAMVALKSAYGGALMFVMLGSLTGIALGPIGIGIGLVMGRKGLREEKKRQRVNRQNQAKNAVRRYCDEVSFVMTKDSRDTLRRIQRQLRDHYSALAEELSRSNAKALAAASEAAQRTKAERESRLRDLNAELDRLRQLREHATAIVGA; translated from the coding sequence TTGACCGCGAAAACGACACCCCCTGACGCTGACAGCACGCTGCAACGGGCGACACAGATCGTCGATCTCGCGGTACGCGCCTGCGAGGCGTACGACCGCCCCGACCTCGGTGGCCGGCTGGCCACCATCCGGCACACCCTGTCCGACCCGGTGGTGCACGTCGTGGTCGTCGGCGAGTTCAAGCAGGGCAAGAGCTCGCTGGTCAACGCGCTGGTCGGGACGAAGATCTGCCCGGTCGACGACGACGTGGCCACCGCCCTGCCGACCTACATCCGGCACGGACCGCAGCCGTCGGCGCAACTGCTGTTCAGCGACGACCCCGCCCGGCGGGAGCCGCTGCCCATCGACCAGGTGCAGGACGTGGTGCTGGAACGGGCCACCGGCGACGCCACCCCGCCCGGGATCGCCGGGGTGGAGGTCCGGCTGCCGCGCAACATCCTGTCGAACGGCCTCGTCATGGTCGACACCCCGGGGGTCGGCGGTCTGGGCTCGGTCCACGCTGCGGCCAGCCTGGCCGCCGCGTCAATGGCCGACGCGCTGCTGTTCGTCACCGACGCCGCCCAGGAGTTGACCCGCAGCGAGCTGGACTTCCTGCGGCAGGCCCACGAGGTGTGCCCGACGGTGGTGTGCGTGATCACCAAGACGGACTTCTACCCACACTGGCGGAAGATCCGTGACCTGGACGAGGGCCACCTGCGCCGCGAAGTCGAGATGCCGATCATCCCGGTGTCGTCCGCGCTGCGGCTGCGGGCCGTCGCCGGCAACGACAAGGAACTCAACGCCGAGTCCGGGTTCCCGGATCTGGTCAAGTTCGTGACGCAGCGGGTGGCCGGTGGGGCGGCGACCCGAGTCGCCACACAGGCCGCCGCGTCGGTCGTCGGCATCTGCGAGCAGATGGAGAACCAGTTCAAGGCAGAGCACGCCGCGCTCGCCGACCCGGAGGCCGCCGCCACGGTGGTGGCCGAGCTCAACGCGGTGAAGCAGCGGGTCGAGGCGCTCAAGGCGGCCGCGGCGAAGTGGCAGCAGACGCTGAGCGACGGGATCTCCGATCTGAACGCCGATGTCGACTACGACCTGCGCGGCCGGCTCCGGCGCATCCTCGAGGAGGCCGACGCCGCGATCGAGGAGATCGACCCCGCCGACGCCTGGGACGAGACCGAACGCTGGTTGCAGGCCAGGGTGTCCAACGAACTGCTGGCCAACTACATGATGCTGCGGGACCGGGCGATGAGCCTGAGCGACGACGTGGCCCTGCACTTTCAGGAGGCCGCCGGCGAGGTGCTACGCCACGTCGCCATCCCCGACCCGGTCCCGCTGGTCGGCACCGCACAGGTGGACCACAAGATCGAGCTGGCCAAGATGAAGCTCGGCAAGCAGGCGATGGTAGCGCTCAAGAGCGCCTACGGCGGCGCGCTCATGTTCGTCATGCTCGGTTCGTTGACCGGGATCGCGCTCGGCCCGATCGGTATCGGGATCGGGCTGGTGATGGGCCGCAAGGGCCTGCGCGAGGAGAAGAAGCGGCAACGCGTCAACCGGCAGAACCAGGCGAAGAACGCCGTCCGGCGGTACTGCGACGAGGTCAGTTTCGTGATGACCAAGGACTCCCGGGACACGCTGCGCCGGATTCAGCGCCAGCTCCGCGACCACTACAGCGCGCTGGCCGAGGAGTTGTCCCGGTCGAACGCCAAGGCGCTGGCCGCCGCGTCGGAGGCCGCGCAGCGGACCAAGGCGGAGCGGGAGAGCCGGCTCCGCGACCTGAACGCCGAGCTGGACCGGCTGCGTCAGCTGCGCGAGCACGCCACCGCGATCGTCGGCGCCTGA